Proteins from a single region of Catenulispora acidiphila DSM 44928:
- a CDS encoding amino acid ABC transporter permease, with amino-acid sequence MSENADPSEPYAADADTASAAAGTRPAAIRAVPVRRPGRWIAAAVLLVLLVMFGHMLVFNKNFGWDLVKQWLFWHTIVQAVLVTLELTVYAMLIGIVGGVLLAVMRLSSNPVSSSAAWAYTWFFRGTPVLVQLLFWNNIAALVGQEVGFGIPFGPEFFHLDTNSTITRFTAAVLALGLNEAAYMSEIVRAGILSVDEGQSEAAASLGMRRAKIMRRIVLPQAMRVIIPPTGNETISMLKTSSLASVIGVVELTDASESAIHLYFKAIPFYVVASLWYLFFTTVLSIGQYYIERRYARGSSRDLPPTPFQKLMKANLSLRRRRTSWTDTREALR; translated from the coding sequence CGCTGATCCCTCCGAACCGTACGCGGCGGACGCGGACACCGCGTCCGCCGCGGCGGGAACCCGGCCCGCCGCGATCCGTGCGGTGCCGGTCCGCAGACCCGGCCGGTGGATAGCCGCGGCCGTCCTGCTGGTCCTGCTGGTGATGTTCGGCCACATGTTGGTCTTCAACAAGAACTTCGGCTGGGACCTGGTCAAGCAGTGGCTGTTCTGGCACACCATCGTCCAGGCGGTCCTGGTCACTTTGGAGCTGACCGTCTACGCGATGCTCATCGGCATCGTCGGCGGCGTGCTGCTGGCGGTGATGCGGCTGTCGAGCAATCCGGTGTCCTCCAGTGCCGCGTGGGCCTACACCTGGTTCTTCCGCGGCACACCGGTCCTGGTCCAGCTGCTGTTCTGGAACAACATCGCGGCGCTGGTCGGCCAGGAGGTCGGTTTCGGCATCCCGTTCGGGCCGGAGTTCTTCCACCTGGACACCAACTCCACCATCACCCGGTTCACCGCCGCGGTGCTGGCGCTGGGGCTGAACGAGGCCGCCTACATGTCCGAGATCGTCCGGGCCGGCATCCTGTCGGTGGACGAGGGGCAGAGCGAGGCCGCGGCGTCCCTGGGCATGCGGCGCGCCAAGATCATGCGCCGGATCGTGCTGCCGCAGGCGATGCGGGTGATCATCCCGCCGACCGGCAACGAGACCATCAGCATGCTGAAGACCTCCTCGCTCGCCTCGGTGATCGGCGTGGTGGAACTGACCGACGCCAGCGAGTCCGCGATCCACCTGTACTTCAAGGCGATCCCGTTCTACGTCGTGGCCTCGCTGTGGTACCTGTTCTTCACCACGGTGCTGTCCATCGGCCAGTACTACATCGAGCGGCGCTACGCGCGCGGCTCCAGCCGCGACCTGCCGCCGACGCCCTTCCAAAAGCTGATGAAGGCCAACCTGTCCTTGCGCCGGCGGAGAACCAGCTGGACCGATACGAGGGAGGCACTGCGATGA